A segment of the Aridibaculum aurantiacum genome:
GGCCGCAGCAGTGGAAGCGGCATTCACTAACAATACCGGGTTTGAAGCATGTCGTTTTGAGCACCTTGCTTCTACAGGCTTAGATTACAAGCGAGGCAATCACCATGATGTAATAAAGGGCAACCTGTTTAAAGATATTGGTGGTAACGGAATACTGGCAGGAGTGTTTTCGGATGAAGCATATGAAACACATCGTCCTTATGATCCTGCTGATGAACGTGAGATAACTACCAACACGCATATTGTAAATAATCTTATCACTGATGTAACCAATGAAGATTGGGGATGTATTGGTATTGCTGCTGGTTATGTAAGAGGTATCAACATCGAGCACAACGAGATCAGCAATGTATCGTACAGCGGTATTAGTATGGGCTGGGGCTGGACAAGAACCATCAATGCCATGCGTAACAACCGGATACATGCTAATAAGATCCATCACTATGGCAAGCATATGTATGATGTGTCTGCTATCTATACCTTATCCGCGCAGCCCGGTTCTGTCATCAGCAACAACTATGTCGACAGCATTTATGTAGCACCCTATGCACATGACCCGCATCATTGGTTTTACCTGTATACAGATGAGGGTTCTTCTTATTTTACAGTAAAGGATAATTGGACACCGGCAGAAAAATTTTTGCAGAATGCAAATGGCCCGGGTAATGCCTGGACGAATAATGGTCCGCAGGTAGCAGATAGTATAAAGCTTCTTGCTGGCATTCAGACACCATATCAATACCTGGTAAAAGAAAGAACGGTTGATAACAGTTGGCCTATCAATAAATACATACCGGTTTCAAAAGATAAGCAAGCAAACAAACATGCAGCTATCAATAAGCCTGTAGTGATAGAAGTAGTTGCACCGGCTAAAGCTAATGAGGCCGCAATCAAAAATGTGTTCTCAAAAAATGGTGTTAGTAGCAACGACATTTATCATTGGAATAATCATCTTGTAGCATTTACCCCACCAAGTGATACTATTAACATCCGCAAACAAATAGCCACCGTTCTGCCGCAGTCCCGGGTAAATATTTACAACGACATGTTTTATGTGTTTGACAGAAATGCATGCAATGGAAAAGGAGAGGTGAAAGAATGGGATCATATACTGCTTACCGCCAATCTTGTAAAAGATCCTAAGCTGCAGCAGGAATACCTGGACTATCATGCCAAACAGCAACAGCTATTTCCGGAGGTAGCCAAGGGGTTTTGTAATGCCGACTTCCAGCAACTGTTATTGTTTAAAAATGGAAGACAGCTAATGCTGATCATCAGTATACCAAAAGGTGCAAGCCTGGATGAACTCAATCCAAAGACTATGGAAAATAACCCTCGTGTAAACGAATGGAATAGCCTGATGAGTAAATTCCAGGAAGGCATTGAAGGAACAAAGAAAGGAGAGACGTGGGTGTTTTTAGAAAAGTATAAATGATGAAGTATAAATGATGAATGAAAAGAAAAATATATTGAAGGATAAATCATTTCA
Coding sequences within it:
- a CDS encoding L-rhamnose mutarotase translates to MNSIKQLVVLLIFCCTFHGAFAVDIWVSVKGSDHNDGTKEKPLATVAIALRKARELRRLNDPSVTTGIRIVVGEGVYKLEEPIIVRPEDSGTPTSPTIIEAAAGATPVLSGGVLINGWRKAPGWIAGLPKAAQGKVWVADAPMVGGRLLEFRQLWVNDAKAVRAKQTPGSSMNRILSWNHKDQTCWIPKPSADVSNAEGLEMLIHQWWAIANLRVKEIQVQGDSAKLTFHQPESRIQSEHPWPAPWISKKTGNSAFYLINAIQFLDEPGEWFLDMKNRKLYYYPKAGENMLTASVVAPALETLVRIEGTIDHPVSYVFFKGLSFQHATWLRPSKEGHVPHQAGMPMTDAYKLKVPGTPDKKGLENQAWLVRPAAAVEAAFTNNTGFEACRFEHLASTGLDYKRGNHHDVIKGNLFKDIGGNGILAGVFSDEAYETHRPYDPADEREITTNTHIVNNLITDVTNEDWGCIGIAAGYVRGINIEHNEISNVSYSGISMGWGWTRTINAMRNNRIHANKIHHYGKHMYDVSAIYTLSAQPGSVISNNYVDSIYVAPYAHDPHHWFYLYTDEGSSYFTVKDNWTPAEKFLQNANGPGNAWTNNGPQVADSIKLLAGIQTPYQYLVKERTVDNSWPINKYIPVSKDKQANKHAAINKPVVIEVVAPAKANEAAIKNVFSKNGVSSNDIYHWNNHLVAFTPPSDTINIRKQIATVLPQSRVNIYNDMFYVFDRNACNGKGEVKEWDHILLTANLVKDPKLQQEYLDYHAKQQQLFPEVAKGFCNADFQQLLLFKNGRQLMLIISIPKGASLDELNPKTMENNPRVNEWNSLMSKFQEGIEGTKKGETWVFLEKYK